The Bacteroidia bacterium DNA segment ATGATTCCGGGTACCAGTAGGTCGGCAGCTACAATTGTGGGCGGGCTTGCTGCTAAATTAAACCGAAAAAATGCTGCTGAATTTTCTTTCTTCTTGGCTGTGCCAACCTTATTAGCTGCAACGGGATATAAATTATTAAAATACATTTTATACGACAGCATGAGTTTGACTTCACATGATTTGGGTGTTTTATTCTTAGGGAATATTGTTTCATTTATTGTTGGATTGGTAGCAATTAAAGGCTTTATAACTTTTTTAACTCGCAAAGGTTTTGTGTGGTTTGGATGGTATAGAATTGTGGTAGGTGCGGTTATCATTATGCTCATTTTGTTTAACTATAATCTTGCTATTCTTTAATATAGCACTTCAAATGAATTTCTTTTCCAACCCTATTGAAGTGGCATCTGTTTGTTGTTCACTTATCTTTATTGCCGGTGTTGCCAACCAAAAGATATGGTCTTGGGGATTTGGAATTATGGGAGCATTTCTTGCCAGTATTCTTTTTTACCAAGAAAAACTGTATTCGGAATCATATTTACAAGCATTGTATGTTTTCTTGGGCTTTTATGGATGGTGGAAATGGATTCGTTTGCAAAAAAAGCAAGAGCAACAATTTGAGAAAACGACTACAATCAGTGAAGTAAGTATTAGCACACATGTCATATTAGTTGGGGCGGGATTAATTCTTACGTTTGTTACAGGTTGGTATTTTAAGAACTATACACAGGCTTCTTTTCCGCATCTGGATGCTTTTACAACCATTTTTGCAATCATTGCAACAATCTTGGAAGCGCGCAAAGTTCTGTCATGTTGGTATTATTGGTTGGTTGTAAATCCAATTTCTATTTACTTGTTTATTGTCAAAGATTTGCATTTTTATACACTGTTGGGAATTGTTTTGTCTTTGATGTCTTTATGGGGGTTGTTATCTTGGTCAAGAGCAGTCAGGCAGCAATAATTGAAGAGTATAACTGGCTATGAAAACCCATATTTTTGCAATGACAAAATGAAATCATTATTCAAAGTGTTTCTTATTGTAATATTCTTTTTTGTTTCATGCAAAAAAGACCCTTTGTTCGACCCGAGTCAAAGCAATATTCCTGATCAAGAAAATTTTGATGTGCTTGAGAAGCAAGTGCAACATGGGGTTTCACTTCTTTTTTTTTATAATGTTTGGGATAAAAACAGTCTGAATATGTTGCCAAAAATTGAAGCTATTGCCAGAAAGCAGGCATTTGATTCTGTATATTTTGCAAAGGTTGATTTTGACAAAAATCCAAGTCTCGCGAGGTTTTTTGTGATTCGTGGCTTCCCTGTTGTGGTTTTATTAAAAGATGGTACAGAAAGAACACGTTACGAAGGGGATAATCATTCACAAGAAAAGATAGAAAAGCGTTTGTTGGAATTGCTATAACCCTATAGAAGTAAGGAACGCATTACTTTTATCCGTATGAAATTTTTGAATGAATTTTTGCGAGAGTTCCCATTCATTTCGGTTCTCAATTATTTCAATTATTTCTTGCACATTCTCAGCAATAAATCCTCCTCCTTCTTGTATCAGCTCGCTCAACCCGGCATTTGGAAACCCAATGACAGGTGTGCCCAACAAGAAACTCTCATGGGCGACTCTAGACCAACCTTCGGGAATTGATGTAAGGGCAATGGTATAAAGAGATGTTGCTACACGGTGTTTAAACTCTTGTTGTGTTTCGCAATAGATGATATCATAACCATAAGCTCCCATGGCTACTATGTCAACCGGAGTAGTGAAGAAACAATAATATCCTCTGTGGCTGAGTCTTGACGCGAGGTCATATATAACCTTGTCTTGTTTGGTTGACCACATGCCTAAGTGAATATTCTTTTGCTTGTCTTTTGTTTGATAATGTTTGTATTCATCAAAGTCAAAAAGATTGGGAAGTAGATGAATTCTATGCAACGGCATTTTAGTCAGATTGAGAAAAAATGATTTCCAATAATAGGCAATGGTTACAAGAAAGAAGTTAGAATGCAACTTCATTAAAAGGAAGACTATTTTATAATAAACAGAAAGACCCTTCTTCCTATGAAGTTGATTGATATCCATTGAATGGAATACTACAAACACTTTGTTTCGGGAAAATATATTTCTAAGTAAAATAGGTAGTGCACACCTGCCGGGTACTATAATTAAATCTCCTTTTGCAATGCGGAATAAGTGAAAAAACCATTTCAGGGTTTGCCACCAACCGGAATGATAATGTTCGCTACGCTCGATTTTAGCATCAATTGTGTGTCCCTTATTTGCAAAATGTTTTTGTAATTGGTTGAACCAGAAAATTTCATAAAAATATCCGCCCGTATTTTTGGGTCCATCACTCAGGTATGTAATACGAAATGATTTCAATCGATTTTACTCAAAAAATCTTTATATGCAATTGCAATTCCATCCTCTAAGACGGTCTTTGGTTGCCAACCTAATGAAAAAAGTTTTTCAACATCCATGAGTTTACGAGGAGTTCCATCGGGTTTGCTTGTGTCAAATCTCAATTCTCCCTCATATCCTATTATGCGTTGAACTAATTGAGCAAGCTCCCCGATTGATAAATCTTCTCCACATCCTATATTGACAAAACCTCTTTCATTGTAATGTTGCATAAGGAATACCGCTGCATCAGCCAAATCATCTGCAAATAGAAATTCTCTTTTAGGAGTTCCTGTACCCCAAATTTCAACAAAAGGAGCTTTTGCCATTTTTGCTTCGTGAAATTTTCTAATGAGTGCCGGCAATACATGGCTGTTTTGTGGATGATAATTGTCGTTCAACCCATACAGATTGGTGGGCATTACACTGATAAAGTTACAACCATATTGGTCTCTATATGCTTCACACATCTTAATACCTGCAATCTTTGCAATGGCATAAGGTTCATTGGTCGGCTCTAATAAACCGGTTAGCAAACTTTCCTCTCGCAGAGGTTGTGCTGCCATCTTGGGATATATACATGATGAGCCAAAGAACATAAGTTTCTTCACCCCATTTACATAGGACTGGTGTATGATGTTATTCTGTATTTGAAGATTCTCATAAATAAAATCAGCCCGATAGGTATTGTTAGCAACAATTCCTCCCACTTTGGCAGCAGCTAAAAATACATATTCCGGTTTTTCTGTTGAAAAAAATGAGGCTACTGCTTGCTGATTTCTCAAATCTAATTCAGCAGAAGTTTTAAAAACAAAATTGTAAAATCCTGATTTTTCTAATTGCCTTTTGACCGCAGACCCCACCATTCCTCTGTGTCCTGCTATGTATATCTTTGAATTTTGCTCCATTGCAGTCGCAAAGATATTTCTTTAATTGGATTGTAAAATTAACAGGATTGAGCGGACTTGCTTATGACTTGAGTCGTTAATTATTGGAACCTACTTAATGACAGGATGTTTTGACTATATGGGAGTAATTTTTCGCGTCCGTTCAACAAGTCTAATTCAATTATAAATGAAAATCCTGTTATTAAGCCGCCCTCTGCTTTTACTAATTCGGCAGTTGCCACAGCAGTTCCTCCAGTTGCCAGCAAGTCATCATGTATCAAAACATTCCAATCCGGTTTTATAACATTCTTGTGTATTTCGAGAGTAGAAGTTCCATATTCTAATTCGTATGTAAATGCTCGTGTTGCAGCAGGGAGTTTGCCGGCTTTTCGAATTGGAATGAGAGGTATCCCGAGTTTTTGAGCAAGCAACATCCCTATGAAATATCCCCGACTTTCAATTGCACATATTGCATCAATTTTGAGGTTATTGTTTCTAAATGACATTAAGGTCTCTTCTGCAATTTCATTACATAAAGAAGCGTCCAACAGAATGGGTGTAATATCTTTGAATTTGATTCCCGGCTTAGGAAAATCATCTATGTTGCGTATGCTGTTTGCTAATCGATTGCGAAAGTTCTCCATAAGTGATTTAAAATTTGTTGTTATTGATTTTGATGTGAAAAATAGAGTTTGACAATCTCAAGTGAATATTTGCTTGAAATATGTTGGATAAAAGATGGAAAATCAAGTGCAGAGGATTCATCAGCAACATCAGAAATGGTCCGAATGATTGTAAAAGGAATTTGATGTTCAAAACACACTTGGGCAACAGCCGCACCTTCCATTTCAACACATAATACAGAGGGCAAAGCACTTCTTAAAGCTGCTTTATCCTCATTGCTTGAAAAAAATTTATCTCCACTGGCAATGTCTCCAATATGCAATCTAGGTTGATGAATTCCAAATTGACTTAATTCTTTGGGTGTTATGACTTTTTCGAGGTGATTTTTTTGTAAAAGTTCTTTGATAATCATGGAAGCATACTGTATTTGTATTTCATTACCTTCAAAATATCGTACACCAAGTAAAGGAATCTCAAATTGTTGCATCAAAGGTCTGCCATCCATGTCGTGTTGAAATAATTTTTGAGCAATTACTATATCTCCAATCGCTAATTTTGAATCAATTGCACCTGCCACGCCTGTAAATAATAACTCTGTTATCCCGAATTTAAGTTTCATTGTAGTAACTGTAGTTGCGGCAGCAACTTTGCCCCACCGTGAAAAAACTACTACTGTCTTTATGTTATTTAATAGACCAACGTGATAAACCCTACCGCCAATTTCATGTTCCTGACGTTCAGTCAGTAATGTAGTAATAATTAGCACTTCTTCAGGCATTGCACCCATGATTCCTATGATTTTCTGCTGCATGGTAGGGAGGAATTTGTTTGTGCAATGATACATATCGATTGTGAGACGAACAACTGTTATGTGTTATTGTTTGATTTGAATAATTGGTTACTTTTACCGCAATTAATGTCATTCATCATGAAAAGATTTTTACTTCATATATTTTTCTTGAGTCTTTTGGTTCAAGGAGGTACGGCTCAGGGAAAGGATTTGTCCTATCCGTTAGAATTTAGCTTGTTTAATAATGGAAATTTTATGCCGGGTGCAGGAGTGCTCGGTATTTGGAGTCCTAAGATACATCCCGGTTTTAGCGTGGGTACAAGATTCTTTTATAGTCAAAAGGAAAATCATGAATTATTTCAAACTGTTAAATTGGGTTATTTCTTTCATCGCCATTCACAACAAGCATTTCAACTCTATTCAGAGTTTGGATATCGCTATAAATTTGCAAGAGATTTTTTTGTGGAACCAAGATTCGGAGCAGGTTATATGCTCTCGATCCCCAATATGCAAATATTTGAGTTTAAAGACGGTGAATATCTTCAAAAGAAATGGAAAGGAAGACACCAACTTATGGGAGGTTTGAATGTGAGTATAGGTTATAGTTTTGACAAAGCAAAACTGCCATTAGAGTTGTTTTTAGGATATCATTTTTGGGTTCAGGCACCATTTGTAAACAAATATGTACCCGTTTTGCCCAATAATTCTGTGCATGTTGGTGCTATTTATTATTTACCTATTAATTCTCAAGTCAATGAAAAATAGAATTTTAATTTTTTCAATAGCAATCTCAGCTTTCTTGATTACCAATATATTGCTTAGCGGTTGCGGAAAGGATAGTATAACCACTACAGGTACTTGTACTTATGTGCAACCGTTACATCCTAAGTCAGTGAAGTTTCAATCAATTATTGATAAATATGTAAGAAAAGGCTTTCCCGGAATTGCATTGTTAATCAAAGACAGTAGTGGTGTTTGGTGTGGAGCTTCAGGCAAAGCTGATATTGCAAAAGGAATTGAAATGGAACCTTGCCATGTTAATAAAGTTGCGAGTTTAACCAAGATTTTTATGGGTGTTTTAGCTTTTAAACTTGCTGAAGAAGGAACAATAGATTTGGATAAATTGATAAGCGATTATTTGAGCGAGAAGGATTTGAAGGATATTGCCAATGCAGACCAGGTTACAGTGAGACAATTGATGAACCATACAACCGGTATTTTTGATGTTATCACCGATAACTCATTCTATCTCTCTGTGCTAAATGACCCTCCTGCTTATAGAGACCAGTATGATATTTTGAAATTTGTAAGAGGACGTAAACCTGCATTTGAAGCAGGAAGTCAAGAAGGTTATAGCAATACAAATACTCTTTTATTAAGTATGGTGATAGATAAGGCTACCGGTCAATCACATGCTAAGCTTCTGAAACAAAAGGTGATAGATGCATTGGGTTTACATGATAGCTATTATTATTATCACGACCCTTTACCAGCAAATAAAGTGGCACAAGGATATTATGACTTATTCAACAATGGAACTTTAGTCAATGTGTCGAGTTACAACACCGGCAGCGGAAATGGATATACAGGGCTTTATACCAATGTTTTTGACCTTTTGACTTTTTCTGAAGCTTTGTTTGAAAAGAGAACCTTGATTTCTGCTAACTCATTAAATCAAATGCTCAACTTTGATAAACCTCTTTCAAATGGCGAAGACCGCTATTTAGGTGCAGGTTGTATGAAAGATTTTGTAATGCGCTCCAATGTAGATGAATATGCCTATGGACACAGGGGGCGTGATTTAGGATACAGTGCCGATATGTTTTATTTTCCTATTAAAGGACAAACATTGATCTTTATAATGAATTACGGCACTGATGGCGACAGCCATTTAAGACCATTCTTTTATGATTTTAGAACCGAAATTGTCGATGCAATGATGGAATAAAGAGCTTTTTCTAATAGATATCATTATTCAAATAATGGCATGATTTCATCAAGTGTTACATTTCCAAAATAATCTTGCAAAGTTATTTTGTTTAGTGTTGCTGCGATACTTTTTCGTTCATGCTTAATACCAATGAGAAATGATTCAAATTCCTCAATTGGCTTGGTAGCAAAGAAATCACCATAAACTTTTGCTTGCTCAATGATTCCTCGTGTAACTTCCAAATGTAATTCAATAAATCCAGCATTAATTTTAATTGCTTGTTTAAAATTGTATTGAGGTGAAGTGCCAAAATTCCAATCCCATATAGAATATTTTGTATTAGCAAGGTGTTGAATGTTTTTTATATCTTGAGCAGTGTATTTATATGTCTGAGAATTGAAATTTCTGCTTTGTATCTCTGCAATCAGCATTTTTTTGAAATCTTCATTAGTAGTGTTTTTAGGTAGATATGGTTGTAAGTTTGTTACACGTGCACGATTTGATTTTACACTCTTATCAACAAACTTCAATGGATTTATTTTGAGAGCCTCTGCCAATGTTTGCATTTGAGAATTAATCAGTATAGTGCCATGTTGAACGGTTTTGTTTTTACGAGCCAATTTGGCATTGCCACTAAACTTTTTTCCTTCAACTGTAAGATCGTTTCTTCCTTCTAGTTTTGCAGGAACACCTAAGCGGTTGAGTAAATCTAAAACAGGTTGTGTAAAAACAGAAAAGTCTTGAAATTCCTTGTGTTTGAATTGTGTGTGAAAAGAAAAGTTCAAGTTACCTAAGTCATGATATACTGCACCTCCACCAGATAACCTCCTTACCACCTTTATACCTTTTTCTTTTACGAAGTCAAGGTTGACTTCAGCCAATGTGTTTTGAAATTTTCCGACAATAATTGAAGGAGCGTTTACATATAACAAGAATATCTCAGTTTCAGGAAAACGGTTTAAAAGATACTCTTCTGAGGCTATATTAAAGTAAGCGTCATATGAAGGAGAATCAATAATCAACATACTCTTCTTAAATTAGA contains these protein-coding regions:
- a CDS encoding GDP-L-fucose synthase; this translates as MEQNSKIYIAGHRGMVGSAVKRQLEKSGFYNFVFKTSAELDLRNQQAVASFFSTEKPEYVFLAAAKVGGIVANNTYRADFIYENLQIQNNIIHQSYVNGVKKLMFFGSSCIYPKMAAQPLREESLLTGLLEPTNEPYAIAKIAGIKMCEAYRDQYGCNFISVMPTNLYGLNDNYHPQNSHVLPALIRKFHEAKMAKAPFVEIWGTGTPKREFLFADDLADAAVFLMQHYNERGFVNIGCGEDLSIGELAQLVQRIIGYEGELRFDTSKPDGTPRKLMDVEKLFSLGWQPKTVLEDGIAIAYKDFLSKID
- a CDS encoding 5'-methylthioadenosine/adenosylhomocysteine nucleosidase, producing MQQKIIGIMGAMPEEVLIITTLLTERQEHEIGGRVYHVGLLNNIKTVVVFSRWGKVAAATTVTTMKLKFGITELLFTGVAGAIDSKLAIGDIVIAQKLFQHDMDGRPLMQQFEIPLLGVRYFEGNEIQIQYASMIIKELLQKNHLEKVITPKELSQFGIHQPRLHIGDIASGDKFFSSNEDKAALRSALPSVLCVEMEGAAVAQVCFEHQIPFTIIRTISDVADESSALDFPSFIQHISSKYSLEIVKLYFSHQNQ
- a CDS encoding beta-lactamase family protein; protein product: MKNRILIFSIAISAFLITNILLSGCGKDSITTTGTCTYVQPLHPKSVKFQSIIDKYVRKGFPGIALLIKDSSGVWCGASGKADIAKGIEMEPCHVNKVASLTKIFMGVLAFKLAEEGTIDLDKLISDYLSEKDLKDIANADQVTVRQLMNHTTGIFDVITDNSFYLSVLNDPPAYRDQYDILKFVRGRKPAFEAGSQEGYSNTNTLLLSMVIDKATGQSHAKLLKQKVIDALGLHDSYYYYHDPLPANKVAQGYYDLFNNGTLVNVSSYNTGSGNGYTGLYTNVFDLLTFSEALFEKRTLISANSLNQMLNFDKPLSNGEDRYLGAGCMKDFVMRSNVDEYAYGHRGRDLGYSADMFYFPIKGQTLIFIMNYGTDGDSHLRPFFYDFRTEIVDAMME
- a CDS encoding thioredoxin family protein, yielding MKSLFKVFLIVIFFFVSCKKDPLFDPSQSNIPDQENFDVLEKQVQHGVSLLFFYNVWDKNSLNMLPKIEAIARKQAFDSVYFAKVDFDKNPSLARFFVIRGFPVVVLLKDGTERTRYEGDNHSQEKIEKRLLELL
- a CDS encoding adenine phosphoribosyltransferase; this translates as MENFRNRLANSIRNIDDFPKPGIKFKDITPILLDASLCNEIAEETLMSFRNNNLKIDAICAIESRGYFIGMLLAQKLGIPLIPIRKAGKLPAATRAFTYELEYGTSTLEIHKNVIKPDWNVLIHDDLLATGGTAVATAELVKAEGGLITGFSFIIELDLLNGREKLLPYSQNILSLSRFQ
- a CDS encoding autotransporter outer membrane beta-barrel domain-containing protein, producing MKRFLLHIFFLSLLVQGGTAQGKDLSYPLEFSLFNNGNFMPGAGVLGIWSPKIHPGFSVGTRFFYSQKENHELFQTVKLGYFFHRHSQQAFQLYSEFGYRYKFARDFFVEPRFGAGYMLSIPNMQIFEFKDGEYLQKKWKGRHQLMGGLNVSIGYSFDKAKLPLELFLGYHFWVQAPFVNKYVPVLPNNSVHVGAIYYLPINSQVNEK
- the pnuC gene encoding nicotinamide riboside transporter PnuC yields the protein MNFFSNPIEVASVCCSLIFIAGVANQKIWSWGFGIMGAFLASILFYQEKLYSESYLQALYVFLGFYGWWKWIRLQKKQEQQFEKTTTISEVSISTHVILVGAGLILTFVTGWYFKNYTQASFPHLDAFTTIFAIIATILEARKVLSCWYYWLVVNPISIYLFIVKDLHFYTLLGIVLSLMSLWGLLSWSRAVRQQ
- a CDS encoding lipoate--protein ligase; translated protein: MLIIDSPSYDAYFNIASEEYLLNRFPETEIFLLYVNAPSIIVGKFQNTLAEVNLDFVKEKGIKVVRRLSGGGAVYHDLGNLNFSFHTQFKHKEFQDFSVFTQPVLDLLNRLGVPAKLEGRNDLTVEGKKFSGNAKLARKNKTVQHGTILINSQMQTLAEALKINPLKFVDKSVKSNRARVTNLQPYLPKNTTNEDFKKMLIAEIQSRNFNSQTYKYTAQDIKNIQHLANTKYSIWDWNFGTSPQYNFKQAIKINAGFIELHLEVTRGIIEQAKVYGDFFATKPIEEFESFLIGIKHERKSIAATLNKITLQDYFGNVTLDEIMPLFE